The Saprospiraceae bacterium genome includes a window with the following:
- a CDS encoding SusC/RagA family TonB-linked outer membrane protein — MTLGLTSVHLLTAGAVKTSYEADGTEKDMIEVLNQMSEQYQVFFTYDTELLKNVKVNFDFKREESFDIAIKRLMRETGFEYNVYNSKYLVIYKNDKQGKKAAKKIGKMIKEMEKLESDGHLSVKYNSKAPEQKFASIAQSIKSLDEFTVKGTVKNKANEPMIGVNIKIKDGETGTITDVNGEFTLDLVTGNEVLILSYIGFQTIEIPVSLRPFIEVVMEEAFLKLSEVTIVSTGFQTISKERITGAAGSVKSEVISNRPTTDLKSALNGQIAGLVSDPTLGFIIRGRSSLSNIQGDRLPLLVVDGFPIDGGFETLNPNDIKSVDVLKDAAASSIYGARAANGVIVITTKKDTRKDKINLSYNTFLSFGDDMDIRNYMDIIDSKTQIEYSDYFYNTFKNTTSIVNPYNNLTFQGGTSDYFTMIFDKEKGLLSDQDFNNRRAQRLSAGYKDDFDKYVLQKPFTQQHNIIISGASDKNSYKLSLLYDGNKSHIQRNINDKILLNFGNSYKISPVLTYNINTNLTYLSAKNNGVNLTHAKSIYSPFTRILDGNGNFVNQSDKYFVPRAVAEESRLPYSTRYNLLEESYLRDNLSTALDLRIQNELEINVGKGLKIRPMFQYEQYRSDRRDIYDPNSFAVRDLQNITSVLDTVSKRYVAQFPAGGVYNYTGGNLRNSYKGRIQADYNKTINNRHEVALLFGGEIIKGTDRINAQDVKYGYSSKNLNYAYYNYTFAHNSIFNQSFPATNLTYESGRSQISPIEFSRQAFIQNERYVAAFFSGSYTLDRKYTVSASIRTDASNFISKTNRDRFSPFFSAGLRWNVLQENFMKNNKTFDRLAARITYGATGNAAGKYNLLPFSVFATIAPTGETGNLPSGDVSGRINDELTWEKTYSTNFGVDFSLFNSKLFGSIDVYNRHSKDLISNVQTSNVLWSVTQLTLNAAEVLNRGIELSLGSSLKIANDLTWSGSINADYNYNKILNFNFISPQLSQYTGFTQFIEGLPTDRIMGIKLAGVTKEGFFIQETKTGELVTLNNASNSFTGITALGTPMPGVKIIDDPRLYYGGRSTPPSTLGFTNSFYWKGFTLMSVMTGRFGHKIRNITNGPNFTSSHLSKNFPQSAWDQIITTSSLVASDQLGILYPTLDNRLMVNTGNTMYSFNSLNTIDNASALRWDELYIGYEFTKKDLGKIRNVFNNLTLYTQVRNLGLLWTNNKGGYDPGFLPGSIKPIRTFTFGARVGF, encoded by the coding sequence ATGACTCTTGGTTTAACGTCAGTCCACTTATTGACGGCAGGGGCAGTCAAGACATCTTATGAGGCTGATGGGACAGAAAAGGACATGATTGAGGTACTCAATCAAATGAGTGAGCAGTATCAGGTGTTTTTTACCTATGATACTGAACTACTCAAAAATGTAAAGGTGAATTTTGATTTCAAACGAGAAGAATCTTTTGATATCGCCATAAAACGGCTGATGAGAGAAACAGGCTTTGAATATAACGTTTACAACAGCAAGTACCTTGTAATATATAAAAATGACAAACAAGGCAAAAAGGCTGCAAAAAAGATTGGTAAAATGATCAAAGAGATGGAAAAACTTGAATCGGATGGTCATCTGAGTGTAAAGTATAATTCAAAAGCCCCTGAACAAAAATTTGCCAGTATCGCTCAAAGCATCAAATCATTGGATGAGTTTACTGTGAAAGGTACGGTGAAAAATAAAGCTAATGAACCTATGATTGGTGTCAATATTAAAATTAAAGATGGAGAAACAGGAACAATTACTGACGTAAATGGTGAGTTTACTTTGGATTTAGTAACTGGAAATGAAGTCTTGATCTTATCTTATATAGGATTTCAAACCATAGAAATCCCGGTGAGCCTAAGACCATTTATTGAAGTTGTCATGGAAGAAGCTTTTTTAAAACTATCAGAAGTAACTATAGTATCAACGGGTTTTCAAACAATTTCTAAAGAAAGAATAACCGGAGCTGCAGGAAGTGTAAAATCCGAAGTTATTTCCAACCGACCCACAACAGACCTGAAATCTGCTTTAAATGGTCAGATTGCAGGATTGGTATCAGATCCAACTCTAGGCTTTATCATCAGAGGAAGAAGCTCACTCTCTAATATTCAAGGAGACAGATTGCCGCTTTTGGTGGTTGATGGATTTCCGATAGATGGCGGTTTTGAGACCTTAAACCCCAATGATATCAAATCTGTCGATGTACTCAAAGATGCAGCAGCATCATCGATTTACGGAGCACGAGCTGCCAATGGCGTCATAGTCATCACAACTAAAAAAGATACCAGAAAGGATAAAATAAATTTAAGTTATAATACATTTTTGAGTTTTGGTGATGACATGGATATAAGAAATTATATGGATATAATTGATTCAAAAACTCAAATAGAGTACAGTGATTATTTTTACAATACTTTTAAAAATACCACATCAATTGTAAATCCTTATAATAATTTGACCTTTCAAGGAGGGACATCTGATTATTTTACAATGATCTTTGATAAAGAAAAAGGCCTTCTTTCAGATCAGGATTTTAATAATCGAAGAGCACAAAGGCTTAGTGCTGGCTATAAGGATGATTTTGATAAATATGTATTGCAGAAACCATTTACACAGCAGCACAATATTATTATTTCTGGTGCCAGCGATAAAAACAGCTATAAATTATCGCTCTTGTATGACGGCAATAAAAGCCATATTCAAAGAAATATTAATGACAAGATATTATTAAATTTTGGAAATTCATACAAGATTTCGCCGGTTTTGACATATAACATTAATACAAACCTTACATATTTATCTGCCAAAAATAATGGGGTAAACTTGACCCATGCAAAGAGTATTTATTCTCCCTTTACGAGAATACTTGATGGCAATGGAAATTTTGTAAATCAGAGTGACAAATATTTTGTACCAAGAGCCGTTGCAGAAGAATCCAGATTGCCATATAGCACAAGGTACAATCTTCTTGAGGAATCATATTTAAGGGATAACCTTTCTACAGCCTTAGATCTTAGAATCCAGAATGAGCTGGAAATAAATGTGGGGAAAGGACTAAAAATAAGGCCTATGTTCCAGTATGAACAATACAGAAGTGACAGAAGGGATATTTATGACCCTAATAGTTTTGCAGTCAGAGATTTGCAAAACATAACATCAGTATTGGATACAGTAAGTAAAAGATATGTGGCTCAATTTCCCGCTGGTGGGGTATATAATTATACAGGTGGAAACCTTAGAAATTCTTATAAAGGAAGAATTCAGGCCGATTATAACAAAACAATTAACAACAGGCACGAGGTTGCTTTATTATTTGGTGGAGAAATAATAAAGGGGACAGATCGTATTAATGCTCAGGACGTAAAATACGGTTATAGCAGCAAAAATTTGAACTACGCCTATTACAACTACACATTTGCACACAATAGTATATTCAATCAAAGTTTCCCTGCAACTAATTTAACTTATGAAAGTGGCAGATCACAAATTTCTCCAATAGAATTTTCAAGACAAGCATTTATTCAGAATGAAAGATATGTGGCTGCTTTTTTCAGTGGATCTTATACTCTTGACAGAAAATATACGGTTAGTGCAAGTATTAGAACAGATGCATCAAACTTTATTTCAAAAACCAATCGTGATAGGTTTTCACCATTTTTCTCCGCTGGCCTGAGATGGAATGTTTTACAGGAAAACTTTATGAAAAATAATAAAACTTTTGACAGGCTGGCTGCAAGAATCACATATGGCGCTACAGGAAATGCGGCAGGCAAATACAATTTGCTGCCATTTTCAGTGTTTGCCACGATTGCACCTACCGGAGAAACGGGCAATTTGCCAAGTGGGGATGTTTCTGGCAGAATCAATGACGAGCTTACCTGGGAAAAAACTTATTCTACAAATTTTGGAGTTGATTTTTCACTTTTCAATTCTAAATTGTTTGGAAGCATTGATGTGTACAACAGACATTCAAAGGATCTGATTTCAAATGTCCAAACTTCGAATGTATTATGGTCTGTCACACAACTTACCCTCAATGCAGCTGAAGTATTGAATAGAGGAATTGAGTTAAGTTTAGGATCATCCTTGAAAATTGCAAACGATCTGACTTGGTCTGGTAGTATAAATGCGGACTATAACTACAACAAGATTTTAAATTTCAATTTTATCAGTCCTCAATTATCTCAATATACAGGTTTTACACAGTTTATAGAAGGTTTGCCCACAGATAGAATCATGGGAATAAAATTAGCAGGGGTTACAAAAGAAGGTTTTTTCATCCAGGAGACTAAAACGGGAGAATTGGTTACTTTAAATAATGCCAGCAATTCATTTACAGGTATCACTGCCTTGGGTACGCCTATGCCAGGTGTAAAAATCATTGATGACCCAAGACTTTATTATGGAGGAAGATCCACACCACCTTCTACTCTTGGATTTACTAATTCATTTTATTGGAAGGGGTTTACTCTTATGTCTGTAATGACAGGTAGATTTGGACATAAAATCAGAAATATAACTAATGGACCGAATTTTACTTCATCTCATCTCTCCAAAAATTTTCCACAGTCGGCCTGGGATCAAATTATTACAACTTCATCCTTAGTGGCATCTGATCAGTTAGGGATTCTTTACCCCACATTGGATAACCGGTTGATGGTAAATACTGGAAATACTATGTATTCATTTAATTCATTAAATACGATTGACAATGCATCAGCATTGCGATGGGACGAATTGTACATCGGTTATGAATTTACTAAAAAAGATTTGGGTAAGATCCGAAATGTATTTAACAATTTAACATTATACACTCAAGTGAGAAATCTTGGTTTGTTATGGACCAATAATAAAGGTGGATATGATCCCGGATTTTTACCCGGATCTATCAAGCCTATCAGAACATTCACTTTTGGAGCCAGAGTAGGATTCTAA
- a CDS encoding FecR domain-containing protein: protein MNSENSNWQEKKLKKVVSERTDKLVESLFENSEQLEKPSTETSSQMYADILNKIENPVQISAGLLENVKKRKVIYLNTRSIAAILLFLICAIFVWMWIGSNDPTIKTDFAETKNVSLPDGSKVILNANSSLTYSQDWDDTEDRKVWLEGEGYFSVAKGITKGQKFEVITKGLSVIVEGTIFNVNSRKDKVEVFLEEGKISLVTDFNNKSSKELKPGDFVRYFPKSKELKFSQKQKEIQNVSSWKDGAILFQEANLIDVLKKLTEIYGVEFEVEDKEVTNKKITAGIPVAQLDVAITMLEDVLGLEIELIGKSKYRIQ, encoded by the coding sequence ATGAATTCTGAAAATAGCAATTGGCAAGAAAAAAAACTTAAAAAAGTTGTATCTGAAAGAACGGATAAATTAGTTGAGTCACTTTTTGAAAATTCTGAACAGCTTGAAAAGCCATCGACCGAAACATCGTCGCAAATGTATGCTGACATTTTGAACAAAATCGAAAATCCAGTTCAGATAAGTGCTGGCCTTTTGGAAAATGTAAAAAAACGAAAGGTAATATATTTGAATACCAGATCGATCGCTGCCATCCTTTTATTTTTGATATGTGCTATTTTTGTTTGGATGTGGATAGGCTCAAACGATCCAACAATTAAAACAGATTTTGCAGAAACCAAAAATGTCAGTTTGCCGGATGGTTCTAAAGTCATTCTTAATGCAAATTCATCTTTGACATATTCACAAGATTGGGATGATACCGAAGACCGCAAAGTATGGCTCGAAGGAGAGGGATACTTTAGTGTAGCTAAAGGTATCACAAAAGGTCAAAAGTTTGAAGTCATCACAAAAGGTCTTTCTGTCATAGTGGAAGGTACAATTTTTAATGTAAACTCAAGGAAAGACAAAGTAGAAGTTTTTCTGGAAGAAGGTAAAATTTCATTAGTTACAGACTTTAATAACAAAAGCTCAAAAGAATTGAAACCAGGTGATTTTGTGAGATACTTTCCAAAATCGAAAGAGCTAAAATTTTCACAAAAGCAAAAAGAAATTCAGAATGTGAGTTCATGGAAAGATGGTGCCATATTATTTCAGGAAGCAAACTTAATAGATGTATTGAAAAAACTAACCGAAATCTATGGAGTAGAGTTTGAAGTGGAAGATAAGGAAGTGACTAATAAAAAAATAACAGCGGGAATTCCTGTTGCACAGCTGGATGTAGCTATAACAATGCTAGAAGATGTATTAGGTTTAGAAATAGAATTGATAGGAAAATCCAAATACAGAATACAATAA
- a CDS encoding DUF1801 domain-containing protein encodes MTQNKTKETDIGVDHFINSYVDNEKKKADSFKLIDLMSDWSGYPPKMWGPTIIGFGSYHYKYASGHEGDSPLIGFSPRKAEFSLYVFSPVDEQIGILEQLGKFKKSKACIYIKKLDDIDIEVLEKLCKSSIAYINEHHECACRTN; translated from the coding sequence ATGACTCAAAATAAAACCAAAGAAACGGATATCGGCGTTGACCATTTTATTAATTCATATGTGGATAATGAAAAGAAAAAGGCTGATAGTTTTAAGCTTATTGACCTGATGAGTGATTGGTCAGGATATCCTCCCAAAATGTGGGGACCCACGATCATAGGCTTTGGAAGTTATCATTACAAGTATGCCAGTGGTCATGAAGGGGATTCACCATTGATTGGCTTTTCACCGCGCAAAGCTGAGTTTTCATTGTATGTCTTTTCACCCGTTGACGAGCAAATAGGGATATTGGAACAATTGGGAAAATTTAAAAAAAGTAAAGCTTGTATTTATATTAAGAAACTGGATGACATCGATATCGAAGTTTTAGAAAAACTATGCAAATCAAGTATCGCATATATCAATGAGCACCATGAATGTGCTTGCAGGACAAATTAA